GGTCGACGGACCGCAGGCCCTGCAGGATGGCCTGCTCCACGTAGAGGGAGGGGCCGGATTCGACCGGCTCCATGATGACGCCCTGGCAGAACGCGAACGGCTCGCGGTCCATGCCCGCCTCCCGGGTGTCGGTGGAACTGCGCGCGCCGCTACGGGCCTTTGAGCCGCAGGAAGTGGTCGCGGTGCCAGCGGGCGCGGAGCCGCTGCCACTGCTGGTAGGGCTCGTACTTCCGGAACGCCCAGGTGATCAGGAACGGCAGCGTCATCAGCCCCTGGAAGGCGGCGACGCGGACCATGTCGATCAGCTCCGCAAGGCGGGCCGCCAGTTCCGTCTGCATGATTTTCCTCCCCCTCGACTGAGGGCATCCCGGGTGCCCGTTGGCTGGAACGCGCGGGCCCGCCGCTTTCTGCCGTCCGCTGCACGCTCCGCGCCCGCGAAAGGCGCGGGACTTGTCGAAACACCTGTGTTTGTTTAGAATATTCGCCCCCGCGGGCAAGGGTTGACGCGTGGCGAAAACGTGTTAAATTACTTGCCTGCAACGATTTAGGCACCGATAGCTCAACTGGCAGAGCAGGGGACTCTTAATCCCAAGGTTGTAGGTTCGATTCCTACTCGGTGCACTGTGCGCCCGTAGCTCAGCTGGATAGAGCGTCTGACTACGGATCAGAAGGTCGGGAGTTCGAATCTCTCCGGGCGCGCCTGGTTGGATGGAACATGCTCCGGTGGCGGAACTGGTAGACGCGCTAGATTCAGGATCTAGTGGGGGCAACCCCGTGGAGGTTCGAGTCCTCTCCAGAGCACTGTTGGGCCCCGTTCGTCTAGTGGCCTAGGACACAGCCCTCTCAAGGCTGAAACACGGGTTCGATTCCCGTACGGGGTACTGGTTGGAACATGTCGCGGGGTGGAGCAGCCTGGTAGCTCGTCGGGCTCATAACCCGAAGGTCGCGGGTTCGAATCCCGCCCCCGCTATACGGTCGATTAGCTCAGCTGGTTAGAGCGCTCGCCTCACATGCGAGAGGTCCGGGGTTCGAGTCCCTGATCGACCACTGGAGGGACAGCCGACGCGGCGCGCGGGCTGTTCCTGCCGTTTCCGGGGATGTAGCTCAGCTGGGAGAGCGCTGCAATCGCACTGCAGAGGTCAGGGGTTCGATTCCCCTCATCTCCACTGGATGAAACGCCGAGCCCCTCTTCCGCATCGCGGTAGAGGGGCTCGGTGTTCGGCCGTGCCCAGTACCTCGCCGGCTACTCACAACGGATATATCCCAAGATCCGCGCTGCCGTTGCGGAGCAGCTTGACGTTCTGCCGGAAGTAGTCAACAGACGAATTGACCCGGAACGGCAACGGCGGGAGTCCCAACCCTCTCTGCACGCAACGCCCCGAGAGCTGGAATAGAAGGGATAAGACCTTCTTGTAGTGGACGAGAGTGATCCGGCGGCTCGGGTGGAGAACAACCGCCCGGTATTGTCTGTTGGAGGGAGCGTGCAGGGCGGATCTACTCTGGGCGATCGCCATTTGGCACCGCGCACGCGCCTCTGCGCATCAGCGACAAAGTCCAAACTCTGGTCGCGGAATAGGGCATGAAATCCGTCGAACAGGACGTGCTTGGGGATCAGCCCAAGGCTGGTGACTAGTGAGCGCTGAGATTCTAAGGCTCCTTAGCCAGTTCTCACCGCCGTTCGGAGGCGTCCTCGGAGCAGGCGTGGCCGGAATCCTGTGGGCCACCGGTAGCGCGGCGACGGCCGACTTCTACCCGCTGCTAATTACGGGCGCGCTGCTGGGCACGGCACTGTGGCGCCCGGTGGAACTTGCGTGGGGTATCTTCATACGTCCGCTGACTGGACGCATACGGGTCAGGAAAGAGGCACAGAAACTAATCGAGTATCGAAAGCGGTCGCTGATCACACAGGAGCAGTTCTATAGACTAATGGGTCGCTTAGTGGAACAGGATCTCGGGTTCCAGCCCGAGTCTAACCAAGAAGCCCTTTTAGGCAGCAAACTCGTGCTTCCAAGTGAGGAGTGAGGCGCAGCTTCGATGCCTTCCACTCCTCATGGAATGGATGAATTACCGAGCCCCTCTCCCGCGCCGCGGGAGAGGGGCTCGCGTCTATCCACCGAAACGGGGCGGCGGGATCAGCGGCCCATCAGGGGGATCGCAATCCCAAGCATCACGGCGAACGCGCGGTTCTTCACGTCCGCGTCCAGATCCGAGTCGTCGATCGAGCTCAGGCCGAGCGTGTACCGCCCGTCGAGGGTGACGGTCGCGCGGCCGGCCGGGAAGTCCAGCCCGGCGCCGAAGGCGAGGCCGACGTCGGTGTCCTTGACGGCGATGCCCTCCTCGTCGAGCTCGTCGCAGTCGACCTCGACGGAACCTCCGTTGAACTCGGCCTCGGCGCCGCAGCTCGCCCTCAGGCTGAACACGGGCCCGGCGAAGACCGACGGCCGGAGCGACGAGCCGGTGACCGGCACGTTCAGCCTGAGCAGGACCGGCACGTCGACGTAGTCCAGCTTGACCGTCAACTCCCCCTCTGTGTCGCTGAACGAGGCCCCCTTCTGCGAGTAGAGCACCTCCGGCTGGATGGCGAGCATGTCCGAGAAGCGGTAGACGAGGAAGGCACCCCCGACCAGGCCGATGCGCGAGTCGGCGTCCTCGACGTCGTCGCCGCCGAGCGTCGCCACGTTGACGCCCGCCTTCACGCCGACCGAGATCCCCTGTGCGGCGGCCCCGGACGCGGCGCCGAGCACGAGCGCCGCCGCGACGGCGGTGGACCAGATCCCTCTCATTTTTCTGTTTTCTCCTCGATGGGTGGGTGGCGCGCCGCGCCGGGAGGCGCGGAGCGGCAGAATTTTAAACGGCCGTTCCCACCCACGCCATGGCGGCTGGCGTCGCACTTCGTCCCTGGACCGCCGTCGATCCGGATCCCCGCAGCACGTTAGCGCGTGGCGTTGTTACTTTGGAGGGAACAGTGTGTCAAGCGGACCAGAAAAAGGACCACGGGTCGGATGTCAGAGGTGCCGGTGAGGGGTTGATCTCCTCGATTCTGTGCCGGCACTCCCGAATGGTATGAAGCGCCACATGCAGCGAGAATTCGGCGCCGGGCGAGATCTTGTACTCACCACCTATTTCGCGGCGTTTCTGAGGCCACGCCGCCTCGCGCGCTCCAATCTGCGCAGGTAGGACGGAAGTGTGGTCCTTCCCATGAGCCACCTTGTTCCGAACCTGAACGAGACGCTCTAGCTCTTGGAACGTCTCCTTTCCAATAATATCCCGCAAAGACTGTCCAACAACCGCGTCGATAAGCCTTGACCATGCCGCCGGGCGGCTGCCAGCCACTGTCCTACCTGATACAGTCTCAAAATACGAATCAAGTGCACTTACCGCGTGGATCGGGGCAAGGCGAGGGCTCTGGAATCCCGCAAGACGAGCTTCCAGAAACAGTTCGCGCCAAATCGGCACCGGTGGATCTGCGGGAGACTTGCCAACAATGACCAAGAACACGTGCAACGGTCGCTGCTCGGTGAGGTCGTATGGGGTTGCCCCAAGTGAGACAAGCGCGAGTCCCTGCAACATGTAATGGGTAGCCAGCCCGCCGGCTAAATAACTGCCACCTGTGGTATAAGCGAAAATCCGGTACACCTCCTCAAATTCGCCGCGAACGTCCACCACCTCCGCCCGCCCTGGTTGACAGAGCACAGAACGAACGATCCTCTTGCAGCCGAGGTAATAGACGTAGCCTAGCTCATACCCCCTAATGAACATTTCGTCGGCAGCTTGTACGGGTGTAAATGTGCTTCCGCACTGGTGGCATGTGAGGTTACCCCATCGCCCTACCTGAAGGGCTTCGGCATAGAGCAGCTCAGATCCATTGGCGCACTCAGGACAGCATAGGGTGAGCGACGCTTCCCATACTGCGGCCACCTTTTGATTCTGGTCCACCCGCCCCTCCTCAATCCCTCTGGATGATTAGACGCCGAGCCCCTCTTCCACATCGCGGCGGGGGGCGCTCAGCGGAGAGCGTCCTGGTCCATAATGCACCTCGCAAGAACGTGTGGACTCGATTCGATGGATATAACAAAGGAGTCGCCGTCCGGGGCAGACGGATTGCTCCACCAAGCCCTCAGGACGCGACTCCCGATGCGCGCAATCCTAAACGAACGGCCCTGGCTCTGTCAAGCTGAAGGTCGACCAGGATCGCCGCGGCGCCAGCAGACGAACTTCGCGTTGGACGTCGACATCATCGCCTGGATGACGGCGTCGTTGTCGAAGCCGGGAAGCTGCTGCAGGCGGTCCAGCAGCCGGTTGGAGCCCTCGGCTCCCTGCGGCACCGCGCACCCGCCCTTCCCCTCCCCGGCGGCCAGCATCCAGTAGACGTCCTCCACGAACGGCCCCTCGTCGGTGGTCAGGATGAAGACCTCCTCCAGCTCGTCCCAGCGCACGGTCTCGGTGCTCCCGTCCGCCATCCGCCGCGTGACCGCCTCGTCGTCGAAGGTGACCCGCTCCCGCTCCGGGGGCGGCTGCTTCCCGCGAAAGGCGTCGAGCAGTCCCATCGTCGTCCTCCCTCAGCGCGAGGTGCGGTCGAAGCGGAGCCCGCGGACGCGGTCGAGCCAGACGCTCAGCCCGTCCACGCGCCCCGAGGCGTCGCGGCTGAAGCGCACGATCCACCCGCGCGGCGCGGTGAAGGCGTCGACGTACGCCGGCGTCAGCTCGACGCGCGCGTCGGGGCGGCGGCGCAGCACCAGCTTCCCGTCCTCGACGGCGGCCGTGTAGGCCACCTCGGCCTCCTCGCTCCGGTACTCGCCCGCGAACTCGTCCAGCCGGTCCGCGCCCGGCGCCCAGTCGTCCACCGGGTCGTAGACGAAGGTGTCGCCGTCCGCTGCCAGCAGCCGCAGCGCGGCGCGGCCGGCGGGGGCGGGATCGAACTCCAGCCGCGGCCAGCCGCTCGGCGCCTGGAAGACCGTGGCCGAGAGCGGAACCAGCGGCGGCGCGTTCTCGGCCGCCAGCTTCCCGTCGCGCACCGCCAGCCGGACCGGCTCGCTCGTGCGGCGGTTGCGGTAGAGCCCCGCGCGGGCCGTGAGCGCCTCGGCGGAGAGGGTGACGGGCGCCGGCGCGTCCGCCGCGGCGGAGACGGGGAGGAAGACGTCGGCCACGCGGCGGCCGAGCGCCACGGGGTTGGCCTGCGCGGCGTTGCAGAGGACCGCCACCGAGAGCCGCTGCTCGGGGTAGCGCGCCAGCCAGGCGCGGTAGCCGGCGGTGGCGCCGCTGTGGTTGACCTCCGGGATCCCGCGGTGGCGGGCGACGACCAGCCCCTCGGCGTACTGGATCCGCCGCCCGCTGGTGAGCACCCCCTGCCGCTGCAGCTCGTCCACCAGCACGCGCCCGCCTACCCGCGCGTCCGCGAAGTTCTCGTTCCAGCGCAGCAGGTCGCCCACCGTGGTCAGCAGCCCGCCGTTGCCGTGCACGTTCTCGAACGGCATCTGGCTGTGGAAGGTGCTGTCGCGCCCCAGCTCGTAGGCGACCGCGCGGCCCTTCACCACGCGGGTGAAGTCGTCGCGCCACCCGGTGCGCGCCATCCCCAGCGGCTGGAAGAGGCTCCGGCGCGTGAACTCCGCGAACGGCTCGCCCGCCACGCGGTCGACGATCACGGCCAGCAGGTTGTAGCCCGTGTTGCTGTAGAGGTACTCGGAGCCCGGCGGAAAGTTGAGCGCGCGCTGCCGCGCCGCGATGTCCAGCACGTGCGCGTGCGTGTGGGTGCGCGTCCCCCGCGGCCACCCGGCGATCTCCTGCACCGTCCCCCAGTCGCGCAGCCCGCTGGTGTGGTTCAGCAGGTGGCGGACGGTGAGCGGCGCGCCGTAGTCCGGCAGCTCCGGCACGTGCTTCCGCACCGGGTCGTCCAGCGAGAGGCGCCCCTGCTGGGCCAGGAGGACGACGGCCGCCGCGGTGAACTGCTTGGAGACGGAGCCCGCCTCGAACACCGTCTCCGGCGTGTTCGGCACGTCGTGCTCCAGGTCCGCCATCCCGTAGGCGCGGGTGAGCAGCGTGCGCCCGCCGCGCCCCACTCCCACCGTGCACCCCGGCGTCTCCCGCGAATTCCACCGCACGAAGAGGCTGTCGACGCGCGCGGCGGAGTCGGCGGCCTGGGCCGCTGCGAGCGTCGGCAGGAAGAGGAGGGCGACGCTCGTGAAGGATCGAGACAGCTTCATGCCTGGCATACTCGAGGAGTGGAGGAGGGTACGAATGCGAGTCTAGCGGCGGCGCCCGCGTACGTTGACGACGGTCAGACCGGCGAGACCGACGGCGACCAGCGCGAGGCGGAAAGGCGGTCTGTAGTGTGTTCGGCTCGGGACGCACCAGGAAGAGCGCGGCGCCGAAGACGACGAGGAAGCCGAAGATGAGAGTCAGCGCGTCTCTGTTCACTGCTTCTCGGTGTTTCCAGCTCCTGCTCGATCGGTACCGGCGCCGCCACGGAGAATCGCGACCACCTGATCTATGATGCGACTCAGCGCCGCGGGCGCGAGTTGTCCCACCTGCCGTGCGATGAGCGTTCCGTTCGCCGTGAAGAGCTTTCCGGGCCGCACGTAGCTGGTTTGCTGCAGTGATCCAGCGACGAAATCGCGGGACGTCAGCGTGATCGCGAGTGGATCCGCGAACGCATTGCTGGTGACCTGTGCGAGGATGAAATCACCGCGCCCGGCGTTTGCCAGAACGACGGCCGGGCGCAGTTTCACCTGGGAGAGGTCCGAGAACGGAAATGTGACGAAGACTACGGCTCCGGCTGAAAGCGCTGCCACGCAGCATCCTCCTCTTCACGATTCCAGTCTTCTGCAAGCGCTGCCTCGCTGAGCAGCGCAGTCAGATTCGGCTCCTCTGCCGTCTCGTCCAGGATTGTGACGAGGGCGCGGCGCGGCTCGCTCACGTCCACCTGTTCAAGCAGGCGCACGTGGCCTCCCGCCTCGATGACGGCTTCGACGGTTCGCAGCATGACTTCCTCGCTTTCCCTCAGGTCTTCTGAAAGAATGCCGAAATCCCATCCGGCGAGCAAGCCGCCGACCCGCCCCGATGCCGGATCGGCACTTGCGGTTCCTCGTCGCCCCGATTAGCCTTGGGCCTATGACCACGCAGACCCGCGCCGCGATGATGATGTGCTGTCCCTGTGCTCTCCTCACGCGAGGGAGTAGAGACGGCGTCCGCGCGCGCGAAACCGGGTCGGCATGATCTGAAGTCACGCGAACACGAGCGGAAAAGGCCGCGACTCCCTCGCCGGAGTCGCGGCCTTTCGCCGTCTGGGGTTCCCGATGCGGCTCACCGACGAGGGCGCGGTGAGCTCCGAACAGCTTCCGACAGAGGTGAGAATCTGTTGGAACAGGATTCTGGCGACCCGGTATCAGGCCGCTTCCATCGGAGGACAAGGAGACGAGATGTCCGCAACCGCCGAGCGCCCGATCGCGCTCTTTCACGAGCACCCGGACTGGTTCCGCCCGCTCTTCGCCGAGCTGGACCGGCGCGGCACGCCTTACGTGCGCATCCCCGCCGGGAGCCACCGCTACGACCCCACCGAGGAGCCCGGCTACTCGCTGGTGTTCAACCGCATGAGCCCGTCGGCGTACCTGCGCGGCGCGGGGAACGCCATCTTCTACACGCAGAGCTGGCTGGACTACCTGGAGCGCGCCGGCGTGCGCGTGGTGAACGGCCGCGCCGCCTACGCCGTCGAGACCTCCAAGGCCGCGCAGATCGCCCTGCTGCACCAGCTCGGCCTTCCCCACCCGGCCACGCGCGTGATCAACCACCCCTCCGAGGCCCCCGCGGCCGCCGAGGGGCTGCGCTTCCCCGTGGCCGTCAAGCCCAACATCGGCGGGAGCGGCGCGGGGGTGCGGCGCTTCGACACCCCCGGGGCGCTCCGCGCGGCCGCCGAAGCCGGGGAGCTGGACCTCGGTATCGACTCCACCGCGCTGGTGCAGGAGTTCGTCCCCGCCGAGGCGGGGCGCATCACCCGCGTGGAGGTGCTGGGCGGGAAGTACCTGTACGCCATCCGCATCTACACCACCGGCGAGAGCTTCGACCTCTGCCCGGCCGACGTCTGCCTGCGCGCCGACGGGGCCGAGCTCGCCCGCGCCGCCTGCGCCGTCGACGCGCCGAAGAACGGGCTGCGCGTGGAAGCGTACGAGCCGCCGGCCGAGATCGTCGCGCAGGTGGAGCGGATCATGGCCGCGGCGGGGATCGAGGTGGGCGGCGTCGAGTACTTCGTCGACGCCCGCGACGGCCGGCACTACTTCTACGACGTCAACGCGCTGTCGAACTTCGTGGCCGACGCCCCCCGCGTGGTGGGCTTCGACCCGTTCGCGCGCCTGGCCGACTACCTGGAAGGGGAGGCGCGCTGACCATGCGATTCGGATACTGGCTCCCCGTCTTCGGCGGCTGGCTCCGCAACGTGGACGACGAGGGGATGGAGGCCTCGTGGGAGTACGTGAGCCGCCTGGCGCGGCAGAGCGAGGAGATCGGCTTCGACCTCACGCTGGTGGCCGAGCTGTTCCTGAACGACATCAAGGGGCAGGACGCGCCCACCCTGGAGGCGTGGTCCACCGCGGCGGCGCTGGCGGCGGTCACCCGGCGGCTGGAGATCATGGTGGCGGTGCGCCCCACCTTCCACCCGCCGGTGATCTTCGCCAAGCAGGCGGCCAACATCGACCGCATCGGCGGCGGGCGGTTGTCGCTGAACGTGGTGTCGAGCTGGTGGGCCACCGAGGCGAAGAAGTACGGCGTGCAGTTCGACGTGCACGACGACCGCTACGCCCGCACGCGCGAGTGGCTGGAGGTGGTCGACGGCGTGTGGAGCCAGCCGCGCTTCAGCTACGCCGGGCGCTACTACACGGTGGACGAGGCGGTGCTGGAGCCCAAGCCGGCCGCCCGCCCGCGGCCCACGATCTACGCCGGCGGCGAGTCGCCCGCGGCCAAGGAGCTGATCTCGGCCCGCTGCGACGGCTACCTGATGCACGGCGACCCGCCGGAGAACATCGCGCCGAAGGTGGCCGACATGCGCGCCCGCCGCCAGGCGCTGGGCCTGCCGCCGATGGTGTACGGCGCAGCCGGCTACGTGGTCTGCCGCGACACCGAGGCCGAGGCGCGCCGCGAGCTGCAGCGCATCACCGACGTGGGGAGCGGCGCCGCCTACCACAACTACCGGGAGTGGCTGGCGAACACGCAGCTCGAGCAGCGGGTGAGCCTGGAGGACTACTCGGTGTCGAACCGGGGCCTGCGCAGCGGCCTGGTGGGCACCCCCGAGCGGATCGCCGAGCGGCTGATCGAGCTGGAGGCCGCCGGGCTGGACCTGGTGCTCCTGCAGTTCTCGCCGCAGCTCGAGGAGATGGAGCGCTTCGCCGAGCAGGTGATCCCGCTGGTGAACGGGGCGCGGGAGCAGAGGACGGCGGCGTAGTTCGAAGTCGATCTGGGGAAGGCGGCTGAAAGCCGCGGCAACAACCGCAGAAAGCCTCGCAAACCGCGCGAGGCTTCAACGGCAACGTCCCACGTCGGGGATTTGCCGGGGCGCGCCGGGGCGCGTAGCTTCCCGACCCGGCGCCGGGCTGGACCGAGGTCCGGCCCGGCGCCGTCGTTTTCGCTTCCGACGATCGACGTCTCGCGAGCCTGGAACGATGTCCGACGGAGTCGTGGTCCGTCCCGCCAGCGAGGCGGACGGCGAGGTCTGGCTGGGGCTGGTGGACGCGCTGGCCGACTACGAGAAGCTCGACCGACCCTCGCCCGAGGCGCGGGGGCGGCTGCTGGCGGACGCGTTCGGGCCCCGGCCGCGCATCCAGGTCTACATCGGCGAGATGGAGGGCCGGCCGGTCGCGTACGCCATCACCCTGGAGACGTACTCCTCGTTCCTGGCCCTGCCGACGCTCTACCTCGAAGACCTCTTCGTCGTCCCCGAGGCGCGCAGGCACGGGCTCGGCCGCGCGATGATCCGCTTCCTGGCCGGCGAGGCGGTGCGCCGCGGGTGCGGGCGGATGGAGTGGGTGGTGCTGGACTGGAACCGGCTCGCCATCGACTTCTACGAGCGCCTGGGCGCGCGGCACATGAAGGAGTGGTACACCTACCGCCTCACCGCCGACCAGCTCCGGGAGATCGCGGACGCTCCGGCCTGAGTCTCGAGCGGGCCGCCTCCCTGGCGCACTTTTCGCAAAGACGCTCGCCCCTTTTGCCGCGAGGGACGGGCGTTCTTAATTTCACCTTCCGCATATACTTACGGCCACAACACTCCCCCGATCTTTCATCTGGAGGGAATTTACCAGCAGCCACCTCGGTTTTCATCTAAATATCGTTTGCACAACAGGTTGGGCAGCCATGAACAAACGAACAAAGCACCACTTTCGGACGCGAATTGGTCCGCAACTTGCCAGACCCCTTCACGCCACGATCCGCCGCGGAGGAGCGCGGTGGGTCGCACCGGGCCCGGTGAGGATCGGCGGGACGCCGCCGGTCGGACGAGGAAGAGGATTCGACGACGAAGCACGGGACTCACTGACCTGGAGGAACGCAGATGTACGGGAAGATCAAGGGCCTGTTCACGGTCGCCGCACTCGCCGCCACCGCCGCGTGCAACTCCGGCTCGCCCACGGAGGCCTCGTTCCTGGCGCCGCCGGACGAGCCCATGGCGGCCCGGGCCGAGAGCCAGCTCACCTTCTCGTCTTCGCAGAGCTACGACACTGCGACGCCGCAGACCTCCACGGGCGGCGTGGGCGTCATCGGCTTCACCGGCAGCCTGACCACCGGCAACCCGTGCGTCGACGTCACGGCCAGCCACAGCAGCCGTTCGGGGAGCGTGACGGTGACGGTCACGGCCGCGCCGAACGGCAGCGCCTGCATCCAGGTGATCACGAACAACAACTACCAGGGCCAGGTGTCGAACCTGGCGCCCGGCACCTACACCTTCACCGTGGTCCACGACGTGGGGACCCGCACCACCGCGCACACCAGCACCGTCGTGGTGCAGTAGCCCACGGCCCACCGCCGGGCCCGCGCCGACGCGGCGCGGCCCGGACGGCCGCGGGGCTCCCCGGACCGGGCGAGCCTCGCGGCCGAGCGCTTTCCCCCGCTCTCCCGCTCGGAACGTGACGCGCGCCACTACACCCCGGACGGCGCGAGGTGTAGATTGCGCGCAGCCATCACTTTGCTCCGAGGGGAACGATGCCCGCTTTCGACTTCGACCGCATGCCCGACGACGCCCGCGTGTGGGTGTTCGCCGCCTCCCGCGACCTGTCGCCGGACGAGTCGGCGGCGCTGCTGCGGCACGTGGACGGCTTCCTGGCGCACTGGCACGCGCACGGCGCGCCGGTGGCCGGGGCGCGCGAGCTTCGCCACGGCCGCTTCCTGCTGGTGGCCGCCGACGAGCGCGCCACGGGGGTGTCGGGGTGCTCGATCGACTCGCTCACCCGCGCGCTGAAGGACGCGGAGGCCGAGCTGGGCCTGTCGCTGCGCGAGGCGGCGTCGCTGGTGTTCTACCGCGGCGCGGACGGCGCCGTGCGCGGGGTGCCCCGCCCCGAGTTCCGCCGGCTGGCCCAGTCCGGCGAAGTGGGCGAGGACACGGTGGTCTTCGACAACACGGCGGCCAGCGTGGGCGACGTGCGCGCCGGGCGCTGGGAGCGGCCGCTGCGCGAGTCGTGGCACGCGCGGGCGTTTCCGGTCGGCGCGCCCGCTGCGTGAGGGGGCGGAACGTACGCTCTTGACAGGGCGAGGGGGTTCGGTTATACTTCGGCCCAAGCAGTTGGACTGGGAACACCCGGTCGGCGACTGGCCTCGGCGAAATGCCGGGGCCTTTCGTTTTTCCGGCCCGTCCCTCCCTCAGGGAAAGACCTTCAGCCCCCACCCCTCCTTCCGACCGGACGGGCTGCGGCGGAACTTGGGCTCCAGCAGGTCGCAGGCGCGGTTGGGCTGCGCGGGGTCCAGCACCTTGCGCCCGATCGGCCGCGCGACCAGATCGGCGAGCTGGAGCCCGGCCGAGTTCGCCTTCTTGTCGGTCATCACGATCTCGAACGGGAGCGCCCGGCGCAGGTGGTTGTCGCCGCCGCAGACGCGGCGGAAGGCCTCCTCCAGCCGGGCGTCTTCCTTCGCCCCGCGCCGCTCGAACAGCAGGTGCGTGACGCCGCCGCTGCACCCGCGCCCGCACAGGTGCTGGTAGATGCGCTCCAGGCCGAAGCCCATGGCCACGTGGTAGGGATCGGCCGGGCGGCGGTAGCGCTCGCGGTGGCGCTGCTTGTGGATGGCGCTGGCGACCAGCGTGAACGGCGCCTCCACCATCAGCCGGTCGAGGTCGGCGAAGAAGGCGTCGCGCCGCGCGGCGTCGAAGAGGAAGGCGAACGGGCCCTTGCTCTTGCGGATGTCGTGCTCGTGCAGGATCACCTGGTCGTGTCCGAAGTGGCGGTACTTGAAGCGCAGCACCGCGGGCGCGGCGGCGGACGCGTACGCTTCCTTCTCGAAGACGAGGAAGGCCAGGACGAACACGGGGTAGCTGGCGTCGATCGACTCCATGCCGTGGTCGCCGCTCTCGTCGACGAAGACCACGTAGTCGCTGAAGGCGGGCAAGCGGGAC
This region of Longimicrobium sp. genomic DNA includes:
- a CDS encoding serine hydrolase domain-containing protein, whose amino-acid sequence is MKLSRSFTSVALLFLPTLAAAQAADSAARVDSLFVRWNSRETPGCTVGVGRGGRTLLTRAYGMADLEHDVPNTPETVFEAGSVSKQFTAAAVVLLAQQGRLSLDDPVRKHVPELPDYGAPLTVRHLLNHTSGLRDWGTVQEIAGWPRGTRTHTHAHVLDIAARQRALNFPPGSEYLYSNTGYNLLAVIVDRVAGEPFAEFTRRSLFQPLGMARTGWRDDFTRVVKGRAVAYELGRDSTFHSQMPFENVHGNGGLLTTVGDLLRWNENFADARVGGRVLVDELQRQGVLTSGRRIQYAEGLVVARHRGIPEVNHSGATAGYRAWLARYPEQRLSVAVLCNAAQANPVALGRRVADVFLPVSAAADAPAPVTLSAEALTARAGLYRNRRTSEPVRLAVRDGKLAAENAPPLVPLSATVFQAPSGWPRLEFDPAPAGRAALRLLAADGDTFVYDPVDDWAPGADRLDEFAGEYRSEEAEVAYTAAVEDGKLVLRRRPDARVELTPAYVDAFTAPRGWIVRFSRDASGRVDGLSVWLDRVRGLRFDRTSR
- a CDS encoding GNAT family N-acetyltransferase; this translates as MSDGVVVRPASEADGEVWLGLVDALADYEKLDRPSPEARGRLLADAFGPRPRIQVYIGEMEGRPVAYAITLETYSSFLALPTLYLEDLFVVPEARRHGLGRAMIRFLAGEAVRRGCGRMEWVVLDWNRLAIDFYERLGARHMKEWYTYRLTADQLREIADAPA
- a CDS encoding LLM class flavin-dependent oxidoreductase; this translates as MRFGYWLPVFGGWLRNVDDEGMEASWEYVSRLARQSEEIGFDLTLVAELFLNDIKGQDAPTLEAWSTAAALAAVTRRLEIMVAVRPTFHPPVIFAKQAANIDRIGGGRLSLNVVSSWWATEAKKYGVQFDVHDDRYARTREWLEVVDGVWSQPRFSYAGRYYTVDEAVLEPKPAARPRPTIYAGGESPAAKELISARCDGYLMHGDPPENIAPKVADMRARRQALGLPPMVYGAAGYVVCRDTEAEARRELQRITDVGSGAAYHNYREWLANTQLEQRVSLEDYSVSNRGLRSGLVGTPERIAERLIELEAAGLDLVLLQFSPQLEEMERFAEQVIPLVNGAREQRTAA
- a CDS encoding DUF3800 domain-containing protein is translated as MPAFSDYVVFVDESGDHGMESIDASYPVFVLAFLVFEKEAYASAAAPAVLRFKYRHFGHDQVILHEHDIRKSKGPFAFLFDAARRDAFFADLDRLMVEAPFTLVASAIHKQRHRERYRRPADPYHVAMGFGLERIYQHLCGRGCSGGVTHLLFERRGAKEDARLEEAFRRVCGGDNHLRRALPFEIVMTDKKANSAGLQLADLVARPIGRKVLDPAQPNRACDLLEPKFRRSPSGRKEGWGLKVFP
- a CDS encoding type II toxin-antitoxin system PemK/MazF family toxin, yielding MAALSAGAVVFVTFPFSDLSQVKLRPAVVLANAGRGDFILAQVTSNAFADPLAITLTSRDFVAGSLQQTSYVRPGKLFTANGTLIARQVGQLAPAALSRIIDQVVAILRGGAGTDRAGAGNTEKQ
- a CDS encoding porin family protein translates to MRGIWSTAVAAALVLGAASGAAAQGISVGVKAGVNVATLGGDDVEDADSRIGLVGGAFLVYRFSDMLAIQPEVLYSQKGASFSDTEGELTVKLDYVDVPVLLRLNVPVTGSSLRPSVFAGPVFSLRASCGAEAEFNGGSVEVDCDELDEEGIAVKDTDVGLAFGAGLDFPAGRATVTLDGRYTLGLSSIDDSDLDADVKNRAFAVMLGIAIPLMGR